GGTCAAGAAGCCGGAGACGATCAACTACCGCACGCTCAAGCCCGAGAAGGACGGCCTGTTCTGCGAGAAGATCTTCGGACCCACTCGCGACTGGGAGTGCTACTGCGGCAAGTACAAGCGCGTGCGCTTCAAGGGCATCATCTGTGAGCGCTGCGGCGTCGAGGTGACCCGCGCCAAGGTGCGTCGTGAGCGGATGGGCCACATCGAGCTGGCCGCTCCGGTCACCCACATCTGGTACTTCAAGGGTGTGCCGAGCCGGCTGGGCTACCTGCTCGACCTGGCGCCGAAGGATCTCGAGAAGATCATCTACTTCGCCGCCTACGTCATCACCTCGGTGGACGACGAGCTGCGCCATGCGGAGCTGTCGACCCGTGAGGCGGAGATCGAGGTCGAGAAGAAGGCGCTCGCCGATCAGCGCGACGTGGACCTGAACGAGCGTCAGCAGAAGCTCGAGCAGGATCTCGCCGAGCTGGAGGCCGAGGGTGCCAAGGCCGACGTGCGCCGCAAGGTGCGCGACGGTGCCGAGCGCGAGATGCGTCGTATGCGCGATCACGCACAGCGTGCGCTCGACGATCTCGAGGAGATCTGGGACCGCTTCGTGAAGCTGAGCCCGGGCGAGCTGATCATCGACGAGAAGCTCTACCGCCAGCTCGACGAGCGCTTCGGTGAGTACTTCACCGGGGCGATGGGTGCCGAGGCGATCAAGAAGCTCCTGGAGAGCTTCGACATCGACGCCGAGGCCGACTCGCTGCGCGAGACCATCCGCAGTGGCAAGGGCCAGAAGAAGCTGCGCGCGCTGAAGCGACTCAAGGTCGTCGCGGCGTTCCAGCAGTCCGGCAACTCGCCGCTGGGCATGGTGCTCGACGCCGTGCCGGTGATCCCGCCGGAGCTTCGTCCGATGGTGCAGCTCGACGGTGGCCGCTTCGCGACCTCCGACCTCAACGATCTGTACCGCCGTGTCATCAACCGCAACAACCGACTCAAGCGACTGATCGACCTCGGCGCCCCCGAGATCATCGTCAACAACGAGAAGCGGATGCTGCAGGAGTCGGTCGACGCCCTGTTCGACAACGGTCGTCGTGGCCGTCCGGTCACCGGACCGGGCAACCGTCCGCTGAAGTCGCTGAGCGATCTGCTCAAGGGCAAGCAGGGCCGGTTCCGTCAGAACCTGCTCGGCAAGCGCGTCGACTACTCGGGCCGTTCGGTCATCGTCGTCGGTCCGCAGCTCAAGCTGCACCAGTGTGGTCTGCCGAAGCTGATGGCCCTCGAGCTGTTCAAGCCGTTCGTGATGAAGCGTCTGGTCGACCTGAACCAGGCACAGAACATCAAGTCGGCCAAGCGCATGGTCGAGCGTCAGCGCCCCGCGGTGTGGGACGTCCTCGAAGAGGTCATCGCCGAGCACCCGGTGTTGCTGAACCGTGCACCGACGCTGCACCGCCTCGGTATCCAGGCCTTCGAGCCGCAGCTGGTGGAGGGTAAGGCCATCCAGCTGCACCCGTTGGTGTGTGAGGCGTTCAACGCCGACTTCGACGGTGACCAGATGGCCGTGCACCTGCCGCTGTCGGCAGAGGCGCAGGCCGAGGCCCGCGTGCTGATGCTGTCGTCGAACAACATCCTGTCGCCGGCCTCGGGTCGTCCGCTGGCCATGCCGCGACTGGACATGGTGACCGGTCTGTACTACCTGACCACCCTCAAGGAGGGCGCGGCAGGCGAGTACACGAAGGCGAGCAACGACGACGTCGAGCGCGGTGTCTACTCGACCCCGGCCGAGGCCATCATGGCCGTCGACCGTGGTGCGCTCACCGTGCAGTCCGCCATCAAGGTGCGGCTGACCGATCAGCGTCCGCCCGCCGACATCGAGGGCGAGCAGTTCCCCGATGGTTGGAAGTACGGACAGCCGTGGGAGATCGAGACCACGCTGGGTCGCGTCCTGTTCAACGAGCTGCTCCCCGTGGAGTACCCGTTCGTCAACGAGCAGATGCCGAAGAAGCGTCAGGCCGTGATCATCAACGATCTGGCCGAGCGGTACCCGATGATCGTCGTGGCGCAGACCGTCGACAAGCTCAAGGACGTCGGCTTCCACTGGGCCACGCGTTCCGGTGTGACCGTGTCCATGGCCGACGTGCTGGTTCCGCCGGCCAAGGCGGAGATCCTCGACAAGTACGAGGAGCGGGCCGACGGCCTGGAGCGCAAGTTCCAGCGTGGTGCCCTCACCCCGGAGGAGCGTCGCGACGCTCTGGTCGAGATCTGGAAGCAGGCCACCGAAGAGGTCGGCCAGGCGATGGAGGCTCACTACCCGGATGACAACCCGATCCCGATGATCGTCAAGTCGGGTGCGGCGGGCAACATGACCCAGATCCGCTCGCTGGCGGGCATGAAGGGTCTGGTGACCAACCCGAAGGGTGAGTTCATCCCGCGTCCGATCAAGTCCTCGTTCCGCGAGGGCCTGACCGTTGCGGAGTACTTCATCAACACCCACGGTGCCCGTAAGGGTCTGGCCGACACCGCGCTGCGTACCGCCGACTCGGGTTACCTGACCCGTCGTCTGGTGGACGTGTCGCAGGACGTCATCGTCCGCGAGACCGATTGCGGTACCGAGCGGGGCATCCTCACGACCATCGCCGAGAAGCAGGCCGACGGCTCGCTGATCCGCGATGCGCACGTGGAGACCTCCACCTACGCCCGGACCCTGGCCCAGGATGCGGTCGACGAGAACGGTGCGGTGATCGTCGAGCGCGGACACGATCTCGGCGATCCCGCGATCGAGGCTCTGCTCGGCGCCGGCATCACGCACGTCAAGGTGCGGTCGGTGCTGACCTGTGGCACGGGCACCGGTGTGTGTGCGATGTGCTACGGCCGTTCGATGGCGACCGGCAAGCTCGTCGACATCGGCGAGGCCGTCGGTATCATCGCGGCCCAGTCGATCGGTGAGCCCGGTACCCAGCTGACGATGCGTACGTTCCACCAGGGTGGCGTCGGTGACGACATCACCGGTGGTCTGCCGCGAGTCCAGGAACTCTTCGAGGCGCGCGTGCCCAAGGGTGTCGCGCCCATCGCCGAGGTCTCCGGCCGCATCCGTCTCGAGGACGACGACCGCTTCTACAAGATCACGGTCATCCCCGATGACGGATCGGAAGAGGTCGTCTACGACAAGATCTCCAAGCGTCAGCGTCTGCGCGTGTTCAAGCACGACGACGGCAGCGAGCGTCTGCTCGCCGACGGCGACCACGTGGAGGTGGGCCAGCAGCTCATGGAGGGCTCGGCCAACCCGCACGAGGTGCTGCGCGTGATGGGACCCCGTCAGGTGCAGGTGCACCTGGTCAACGAGGTCCAGGAGGTCTACCGCAGCCAGGGTGTGTCGATCCACGACAAGCACATCGAGACCATCGTGCGTCAGATGCTGCGTCGCGTGACGATCATCGATTCGGGTTCGACCGAGTTCCTGCCCGGTTCGCTCACCGAGCGCGCGGACTTCGAGAACGCGAACCGTCGTGTGGTGACCGAAGGTGGCGAGCCCGCCGCCGGACGTCCCGTGCTCATGGGTATCACCAAGGCATCGCTGGCCACCGAGTCGTGGCTGTCGGCGGCGTCGTTCCAGGAGACCACTCGCGTGCTCACCGATGCGGCCATCAACAGCCGCAGCGACAAGCTGATCGGTCTCAAGGAGAACGTGATCATCGGTAAGTTGATCCCGGCCGGTACCGGTATCAACAAGTACCGCAACATCCAGGTTCAGCCGACCGAGGAAGCGCGTGCCGCGGCCTACGCGGTGCCGTCCTACGACGACACCTACTACAGCCCGGACGGCACCTTCGGTGCCCCTGCCGGCGCTGCGGTGCCGCTGGACGACTACGGGTTCTCCAACGATTACCGCTGACCGCTCACTGCTGATCGATCTCGATACGCCACTCACTCCGTTCGCGGCTACTCGATCCGAGGAGTAGTCCGAGGCGCTAGCCGGGGACGTATCGAGATCACGTAAGCCGCACGCGAACGGCCCCCGCACTCTCACGAGTGCGGGGGCCGTTGCAGTTTCTGGCCGCTGTTTCAGCTTCCGGCCTGGGGCGGTATCCGCGGCCAGACACTGGAGGCGCGGCCAGAACCCATGCCGGCCGGAACCCATGCCGGCCGGAAACTACGGTGCGGCTTCCGCCTCGATCCGGATCCCGTCCAGCAGCAGCTCGAGTCCGGCGCGGAACTGGTCGATGTCCTCGTGGCCGTCGAACTCGTCGACGATGTAATGCATGAACGGGTACTCGTCCCGGTCGAGCGCACGCCACTGGTCCGCGATCCCGTGCAGGTAGTCGGCTGCGGCGACCTCGCCGTCGACGACCTCCTTCGGTGGTTCCTGTCCGAGGTCTGCGGCGACCCCGATGACGTATCCGAGGACCGCCGACACCGCGTGAAAGGTCTTGCGGGGGGACAGTTGCAACCGCATCATCTGTTCCCCGAGCCGCTCGTAGAAGACGAGTCCGTTGGCCTGGATGGTCGTGTTCCGCATGAAGTAGGCGGCGAGCCAAGGTCGTTCGGCGACGGTGGTGAACAGTGACAGCGCGAGGGTGCGGACGTTGTCGAGTGGGTCGGCGTCGGTCTCGGCGGCGAGGTCGGCGGTGTCCTCCAGTACCGCGGCGATGACGTGGTCGGTCGCGAGGTTGAGGAGTTCGTCCTTGTTCGACACGTACCAGTAGATACTCCCGACGCCACCGCCGAGCCGGGCCGCCAGGGCCCGGAACGTCAGGGCCGGCTCGCCCGCCTCGTCGAGCAGCTCGACCGCTGCGTCCACGACGGCCTCGAGTGAATGGGAGACGCGCCGCCGAGTGCCGCGTCGTTCAGGTGCCATGCCGTCTATCCCATCACATCGGCACATCAGGCCTTGCGCCGGATCGAACGGCGTTCTATTCTCGAACCATGTTCGAAACTCGAACAACGTTCGATGAAAGGAGGTGCAGCGATGACCTCGATGACTGAATCGCTTCCCGGCCGGACCTATACGTCCCTGCGCGCCGCATGGATTCCTCTCGCTGCCCTGTGCTTGGCCTTCTTCGTGGAGATGGTCGACAACACACTGCTCACCATCGCCCTGCCGACGATCGGTCGCGATCTCGGCAGCGGCACGACTGCCCTGCAATGGGTGACCGGGGCCTACTCGCTCACCTTCGGCGGGCTGTTGCTCACGGCGGGATCGGCCGCCGACCGTCTCGGCCGACGGCGGGTACTACTCGTCGGCCTCGCCGCCTTCGGGCTGATCAGCCTGCTGGTGATCTGGGTTCACTCGCCTGGCGAGCTGATTGCCCTGCGTGCCGCTCTCGGTGTCGCCGCCGCGGCGATGGCACCGATCACGAACTCCCTGGTGTTCCGCCTGTTCGAGGCGGAGGAACTGCGCATGCGCGCGATGACACTGATGATCGTCGTCGGCATGAGCGGATTCATCCTGGGTCCGCTGCTCGGCGGAACCGCTCTCGCACATGTGAGTTGGGAGTGGCTGCTGGTCGTCAACGCGCCGATCGCGCTCATCGCATGGATCGGGGTGCGGATGGGCGTTGCCGCCGACCGCCCCGAGGATCTGACGGGTGATCGGCTCGACCTACCCGGCGCGGTTCTGAGTATCGCAACGATCGGGTTGGCCTGCTACACGCTGACCAGCGGTGTCGAACACGGCTGGGCGTCGATCCTCACCGTGGGATGTGCCCTGGGCGCCGTCCTCGCGCTGGTCGTCTTCGTCTGGCACGAGCGTCGGACCTCGCAGCCGATGCTGGATCTGACGATC
This sequence is a window from Gordonia insulae. Protein-coding genes within it:
- a CDS encoding MFS transporter, producing the protein MTSMTESLPGRTYTSLRAAWIPLAALCLAFFVEMVDNTLLTIALPTIGRDLGSGTTALQWVTGAYSLTFGGLLLTAGSAADRLGRRRVLLVGLAAFGLISLLVIWVHSPGELIALRAALGVAAAAMAPITNSLVFRLFEAEELRMRAMTLMIVVGMSGFILGPLLGGTALAHVSWEWLLVVNAPIALIAWIGVRMGVAADRPEDLTGDRLDLPGAVLSIATIGLACYTLTSGVEHGWASILTVGCALGAVLALVVFVWHERRTSQPMLDLTIFTSGTVRGAAIAQVGTSIAMAGVMFGLILHFQYAYGWSPVKAGLANLPMIITMIAATPISEGLAKKFGHRIACLVGAVLLAGSLAGLAWGVDHGYLAIAVFMVTLTIGLRTVMTICAVALVAAMPENRTSIGAALNDTAQEVGTSVGTAVVGTLIAALVTVSLPAGVWSSDLVTSFFHGERITYAALAVVVGLIAGWGALTLTDSHSAEEPH
- a CDS encoding TetR/AcrR family transcriptional regulator, producing MAPERRGTRRRVSHSLEAVVDAAVELLDEAGEPALTFRALAARLGGGVGSIYWYVSNKDELLNLATDHVIAAVLEDTADLAAETDADPLDNVRTLALSLFTTVAERPWLAAYFMRNTTIQANGLVFYERLGEQMMRLQLSPRKTFHAVSAVLGYVIGVAADLGQEPPKEVVDGEVAAADYLHGIADQWRALDRDEYPFMHYIVDEFDGHEDIDQFRAGLELLLDGIRIEAEAAP
- a CDS encoding DNA-directed RNA polymerase subunit beta': MLDVNYFDELKIGLATADDIHNWSYGEVKKPETINYRTLKPEKDGLFCEKIFGPTRDWECYCGKYKRVRFKGIICERCGVEVTRAKVRRERMGHIELAAPVTHIWYFKGVPSRLGYLLDLAPKDLEKIIYFAAYVITSVDDELRHAELSTREAEIEVEKKALADQRDVDLNERQQKLEQDLAELEAEGAKADVRRKVRDGAEREMRRMRDHAQRALDDLEEIWDRFVKLSPGELIIDEKLYRQLDERFGEYFTGAMGAEAIKKLLESFDIDAEADSLRETIRSGKGQKKLRALKRLKVVAAFQQSGNSPLGMVLDAVPVIPPELRPMVQLDGGRFATSDLNDLYRRVINRNNRLKRLIDLGAPEIIVNNEKRMLQESVDALFDNGRRGRPVTGPGNRPLKSLSDLLKGKQGRFRQNLLGKRVDYSGRSVIVVGPQLKLHQCGLPKLMALELFKPFVMKRLVDLNQAQNIKSAKRMVERQRPAVWDVLEEVIAEHPVLLNRAPTLHRLGIQAFEPQLVEGKAIQLHPLVCEAFNADFDGDQMAVHLPLSAEAQAEARVLMLSSNNILSPASGRPLAMPRLDMVTGLYYLTTLKEGAAGEYTKASNDDVERGVYSTPAEAIMAVDRGALTVQSAIKVRLTDQRPPADIEGEQFPDGWKYGQPWEIETTLGRVLFNELLPVEYPFVNEQMPKKRQAVIINDLAERYPMIVVAQTVDKLKDVGFHWATRSGVTVSMADVLVPPAKAEILDKYEERADGLERKFQRGALTPEERRDALVEIWKQATEEVGQAMEAHYPDDNPIPMIVKSGAAGNMTQIRSLAGMKGLVTNPKGEFIPRPIKSSFREGLTVAEYFINTHGARKGLADTALRTADSGYLTRRLVDVSQDVIVRETDCGTERGILTTIAEKQADGSLIRDAHVETSTYARTLAQDAVDENGAVIVERGHDLGDPAIEALLGAGITHVKVRSVLTCGTGTGVCAMCYGRSMATGKLVDIGEAVGIIAAQSIGEPGTQLTMRTFHQGGVGDDITGGLPRVQELFEARVPKGVAPIAEVSGRIRLEDDDRFYKITVIPDDGSEEVVYDKISKRQRLRVFKHDDGSERLLADGDHVEVGQQLMEGSANPHEVLRVMGPRQVQVHLVNEVQEVYRSQGVSIHDKHIETIVRQMLRRVTIIDSGSTEFLPGSLTERADFENANRRVVTEGGEPAAGRPVLMGITKASLATESWLSAASFQETTRVLTDAAINSRSDKLIGLKENVIIGKLIPAGTGINKYRNIQVQPTEEARAAAYAVPSYDDTYYSPDGTFGAPAGAAVPLDDYGFSNDYR